A DNA window from Carassius gibelio isolate Cgi1373 ecotype wild population from Czech Republic chromosome A6, carGib1.2-hapl.c, whole genome shotgun sequence contains the following coding sequences:
- the LOC128015155 gene encoding microphthalmia-associated transcription factor-like isoform X1 has product MLEMLEYSHYQVQTHLESPSKYHLQQTQRQQVKHYLSSALGANLSPQPSQPTEHGMPPGPGASGPNSPMALLTLNCEKEMDDVIEDIIGLESSYNDDILGFMDAGLQMTNTIPVSGNLMDMYNNHALSPAGLTINSSCSSNLPAVKRELSVAPGPGMMHIMDKPGSCGKFETYQRPEGFPVEAEVRAFAKERQKKDNHNLIERRRRFNINDRIKELGTLIPKSNDPDMRWNKGTILKASVDYIRRLQKEQHKAKELENRQKRLELANRHLLLRIQELEMQARAHGLAVVASPSLYSTELVARAIKQEPGMGECTNDLYPHLPSPDLSRTTTLDLNNGTISYNDSSTEEGESGVYDSANKASTKLEDMLMDNSLSPAGSSDPLLSSGSPIPSNSSSSSRSSMDEHENGF; this is encoded by the exons aTGTTGGAGATGCTAGAGTACAGTCACTACCAG GTGCAAACCCACCTGGAGAGCCCCTCCAAGTACCACCTCCAACAAACCCAGAGGCAGCAGGTGAAGCATTACCTGTCCAGTGCACTGGGAGCCAACTTAAGCCCACAGCCCAGCCAGCCCACAGAGCACGGAATGCCCCCTGGACCAGGAGCCAGTGGTCCCAATAGCCCTATGGCACTTCTCACCCTCAACTGTGAGAAAGAG ATGGACGATGTAATTGAAGACATCATAGGTTTGGAATCAAGCTACAATGATGACATTTTAGGATTTATGGATGCAGGACTTCAAATGACTAATACG ATTCCAGTTTCTGGAAACCTGATGGACATGTACAACAATCATGCTCTTTCTCCAGCTGGGCTTACCATTAATAGCTCCTGCTCATCTAACCTACCGGCCGTCAAAAGGGAATTATCTG TTGCCCCAGGACCTGGCATGATGCACATAATGGACAAGCCTGGATCATGTGGCAAGTTTGAGACTTATCAAAGGCCTGAAGGCTTTCCAGTAG AAGCAGAGGTCAGAGCCTTTGCAAAAGAGAGACAAAAGAAAGACAACCACAACCTCA TTGAAAGGAGGCGGCGTTTTAATATAAATGATAGAATTAAGGAGCTGGGGACATTAATTCCCAAGTCAAATGATCC AGACATGAGGTGGAATAAGGGCACCATCCTGAAAGCTTCAGTGGATTATATTAGGAGACTGCAGAAAGAGCAGCATAAAGCTAAAGAGctggaaaacagacaaaagagacTAGAACTTGCCAACAGACATCTCCTGCTTCGTATTCAG GAGCTTGAGATGCAGGCCCGTGCTCATGGACTCGCCGTTGTAGCCTCTCCCAGCCTTTATTCCACTGAGCTGGTGGCTCGAGCCATCAAACAAGAGCCTGGTATGGGGGAATGCACAAACGATTTGTACCCACACCTGCCCAGTCCTGACCTGTCCCGTACCACCACTCTGGACCTCAACAATGGCACCATCAGCTACAACGACAGCTCCACGGAGGAAGGGGAATCAGGGGTCTATGACAGTGCCAACAAGGCCTCCACCAAGCTGGAGGACATGCTCATGGACAACAGTCTGTCTCCAGCGGGCAGCAGTGACCCCCTGTTGTCCTCTGGCTCCCCCATCCCatccaacagcagcagcagcagcagaagcagtATGGATGAACATGAAAATGGCTTTTAG
- the LOC128015155 gene encoding microphthalmia-associated transcription factor-like isoform X2, translated as MPPGPGASGPNSPMALLTLNCEKEMDDVIEDIIGLESSYNDDILGFMDAGLQMTNTIPVSGNLMDMYNNHALSPAGLTINSSCSSNLPAVKRELSVAPGPGMMHIMDKPGSCGKFETYQRPEGFPVEAEVRAFAKERQKKDNHNLIERRRRFNINDRIKELGTLIPKSNDPDMRWNKGTILKASVDYIRRLQKEQHKAKELENRQKRLELANRHLLLRIQELEMQARAHGLAVVASPSLYSTELVARAIKQEPGMGECTNDLYPHLPSPDLSRTTTLDLNNGTISYNDSSTEEGESGVYDSANKASTKLEDMLMDNSLSPAGSSDPLLSSGSPIPSNSSSSSRSSMDEHENGF; from the exons ATGCCCCCTGGACCAGGAGCCAGTGGTCCCAATAGCCCTATGGCACTTCTCACCCTCAACTGTGAGAAAGAG ATGGACGATGTAATTGAAGACATCATAGGTTTGGAATCAAGCTACAATGATGACATTTTAGGATTTATGGATGCAGGACTTCAAATGACTAATACG ATTCCAGTTTCTGGAAACCTGATGGACATGTACAACAATCATGCTCTTTCTCCAGCTGGGCTTACCATTAATAGCTCCTGCTCATCTAACCTACCGGCCGTCAAAAGGGAATTATCTG TTGCCCCAGGACCTGGCATGATGCACATAATGGACAAGCCTGGATCATGTGGCAAGTTTGAGACTTATCAAAGGCCTGAAGGCTTTCCAGTAG AAGCAGAGGTCAGAGCCTTTGCAAAAGAGAGACAAAAGAAAGACAACCACAACCTCA TTGAAAGGAGGCGGCGTTTTAATATAAATGATAGAATTAAGGAGCTGGGGACATTAATTCCCAAGTCAAATGATCC AGACATGAGGTGGAATAAGGGCACCATCCTGAAAGCTTCAGTGGATTATATTAGGAGACTGCAGAAAGAGCAGCATAAAGCTAAAGAGctggaaaacagacaaaagagacTAGAACTTGCCAACAGACATCTCCTGCTTCGTATTCAG GAGCTTGAGATGCAGGCCCGTGCTCATGGACTCGCCGTTGTAGCCTCTCCCAGCCTTTATTCCACTGAGCTGGTGGCTCGAGCCATCAAACAAGAGCCTGGTATGGGGGAATGCACAAACGATTTGTACCCACACCTGCCCAGTCCTGACCTGTCCCGTACCACCACTCTGGACCTCAACAATGGCACCATCAGCTACAACGACAGCTCCACGGAGGAAGGGGAATCAGGGGTCTATGACAGTGCCAACAAGGCCTCCACCAAGCTGGAGGACATGCTCATGGACAACAGTCTGTCTCCAGCGGGCAGCAGTGACCCCCTGTTGTCCTCTGGCTCCCCCATCCCatccaacagcagcagcagcagcagaagcagtATGGATGAACATGAAAATGGCTTTTAG